One genomic window of Parabacteroides pacaensis includes the following:
- a CDS encoding RNA polymerase sigma factor: MNALQFQKKLLSMQENMMNFALMLTANRDDAQDLLQDTTLKVLDNQEKFVDNINFKGWVLTVMRNIFINNYHKIVRSQTVVDTEIDLYNLNVTRDSGFDSPEGSYQIQEITKAINSLNKELKIPFSMFLSGYKYNEIAEKLNLPLGTVKSRIFFARQELQKVLKDFHNS, translated from the coding sequence ATGAATGCGTTGCAATTTCAGAAAAAATTACTGAGCATGCAAGAAAATATGATGAATTTTGCATTAATGCTCACGGCAAATAGGGACGATGCACAAGACTTGCTGCAAGACACAACGCTAAAGGTTTTAGACAATCAGGAAAAGTTTGTAGATAATATTAACTTTAAAGGTTGGGTTTTAACCGTTATGCGTAACATTTTCATCAACAACTATCACAAAATTGTTCGGAGCCAGACTGTTGTTGATACCGAGATTGATTTATACAATCTCAATGTAACCAGAGATTCCGGATTTGATTCACCTGAAGGTTCTTATCAGATCCAAGAAATTACCAAAGCCATTAATAGTCTGAACAAAGAATTAAAAATTCCGTTTTCAATGTTTTTGAGTGGATACAAATACAATGAAATCGCAGAAAAATTAAATTTGCCGTTAGGTACTGTAAAAAGCAGAATATTTTTTGCACGTCAAGAATTACAAAAAGTCCTGAAAGATTTTCATAATAGTTGA
- the rsxC gene encoding electron transport complex subunit RsxC, translating to MLRTFRIGGIHPPENKLSAGKPITKLAVPKQVIIPLSQHIGAPAQAVVKKGDLVKVGTLIAKAGGFVSANIHSSVSGKVNKIDNALDASGYKRPAVLIDVMDDEWEESIDRSETLIKECPFTSKEIIDKIASAGIVGLGGATFPTQVKLTPPPGNKAEIVIINAVECEPYLTSDHSLMMEKGEQILMGVTLLMKAVNVYKAVIGIENNKKDAIAHLTKLAVGYPGIEIMPLQVKYPQGGEKQLIDAVIRKQVKSGALPISAGAVVQNVGTAYAVYEAVQKNKPLIERVVTVTGKGVRNPSNFLVRIGTPMNVLIEAAGGIPENTGKIIGGGPMMGKALISPEVPVTKGSSGILILNKEESIRKPMQNCIRCAKCVNVCPMGLNPTLLMTATEFTNWELAEKNYITDCIECGSCSFTCPANRPLLDYIRQGKGKVMGIIRARKS from the coding sequence ATGTTAAGGACATTTCGAATCGGAGGTATTCATCCACCCGAAAATAAATTGTCTGCCGGAAAACCTATTACCAAACTTGCTGTACCCAAGCAGGTAATTATCCCTCTTAGCCAGCACATCGGTGCGCCGGCACAAGCGGTGGTTAAAAAAGGAGATCTGGTTAAAGTAGGTACACTGATTGCCAAAGCAGGAGGATTTGTTTCAGCCAATATCCACTCGTCAGTATCCGGCAAAGTGAATAAAATAGATAATGCTTTAGATGCAAGCGGATATAAACGTCCTGCCGTGCTTATCGATGTAATGGATGATGAATGGGAAGAATCTATCGATCGAAGTGAGACATTGATAAAAGAATGTCCATTCACCTCTAAAGAAATTATAGATAAAATTGCTTCCGCCGGAATCGTCGGTCTCGGAGGAGCTACTTTCCCTACACAAGTAAAGCTTACCCCACCACCGGGAAACAAAGCAGAAATCGTTATTATCAATGCTGTAGAATGCGAGCCCTATCTAACATCCGACCATTCGTTAATGATGGAAAAAGGAGAACAAATTCTTATGGGTGTTACCTTGTTAATGAAAGCGGTAAATGTTTACAAAGCAGTAATCGGAATTGAAAATAACAAAAAAGATGCTATTGCCCATTTAACAAAACTCGCTGTCGGCTATCCCGGCATCGAAATAATGCCGTTACAGGTAAAATATCCGCAAGGAGGCGAAAAACAATTGATTGATGCCGTTATCCGTAAACAGGTAAAAAGCGGAGCTTTACCCATTTCGGCAGGAGCTGTAGTACAAAATGTCGGCACAGCTTATGCAGTCTACGAAGCCGTACAAAAAAATAAACCCTTGATAGAACGCGTTGTTACCGTAACAGGAAAAGGGGTGCGCAACCCTTCTAATTTTTTAGTACGCATAGGTACCCCTATGAATGTATTAATTGAAGCGGCCGGGGGTATTCCCGAAAATACAGGTAAAATAATAGGCGGTGGTCCGATGATGGGAAAAGCACTTATAAGTCCGGAAGTTCCGGTAACTAAAGGAAGTTCAGGCATATTGATTCTCAATAAAGAAGAATCTATACGCAAACCTATGCAAAACTGTATCCGTTGTGCCAAATGTGTAAATGTTTGCCCGATGGGATTAAACCCTACCCTACTGATGACAGCAACCGAATTTACCAATTGGGAACTTGCAGAAAAGAATTACATAACCGACTGTATTGAATGCGGCTCATGCAGCTTCACCTGCCCGGCCAATCGTCCGTTACTCGATTATATCCGCCAAGGTAAAGGAAAAGTAATGGGTATTATACGGGCAAGAAAGTCATAA
- a CDS encoding SoxR reducing system RseC family protein, which yields MSKTIDHIGIIERIEGDTLFVRIEQESACSECHAKGLCTTSERKEKIIEVMTDNFNAYHVNEKVIVSAELSLGLKAVLLAFVFPLIIVVMAIIIGTYLNWDESTNGTIGLALLIPYYVILYYFRNRIKKKFVFTLKKLI from the coding sequence ATGAGTAAGACAATCGATCATATCGGGATAATCGAACGAATCGAAGGAGACACTCTCTTCGTCCGGATAGAGCAGGAATCTGCTTGTAGTGAGTGCCATGCCAAAGGGCTATGCACTACTTCGGAACGAAAAGAAAAAATAATAGAAGTAATGACAGATAATTTTAATGCTTACCATGTAAATGAGAAAGTGATTGTAAGCGCAGAATTATCTTTAGGGCTAAAAGCCGTATTACTTGCCTTCGTTTTTCCACTTATTATCGTTGTCATGGCTATTATAATCGGAACTTACCTTAATTGGGACGAATCAACCAATGGAACTATCGGATTAGCATTACTAATACCCTATTACGTAATCTTATACTATTTTCGCAATCGCATAAAAAAGAAATTTGTATTTACATTGAAGAAACTAATTTAG
- a CDS encoding DUF3078 domain-containing protein, with translation MVKRRYIVILMVALCEFYSSYLYSQETDVLPQTIISQPQSTASQDTIIQKIELKEADMENIKGIRKQFELQNSTYSIPFQPNDKLLRFLKKDELEISNEALYWLNKIYEAPSNISWQDITPSPLFLPLVFKGNHLQDTILYDFFWKNVKTAYSDLFRPDTSLFQNELKKRKFEKEVLLYMERNHPEYFKYIASNLPTENEIPKPDEIKTNPFTELFTVESEMDASTVGTPKKYRPKIRYWRPYHESSIQFSQSHISENWHKGGTGNLNLFMRTYMRYNYNKDKIQFNNELEWKASFYTAPKDTVHDYRVGEDVFRLYSNFGYKAFNKWYYTVDANFRTQLFTTYAENSKQKLAAFLAPYTLTIGVGMKYELRKNFKQPGRNLSVTVNMAPLSYTYMYSINDKIDLGRHGFINGKHYLSKVGSTVRADATYNFNRVISWQSNFYYNTSYDRIEGELQNTLNFAINRYFSTRFYLDLRFDDGVKKKKDSDSYLQVYEILSFGFNYKW, from the coding sequence ATGGTAAAAAGAAGATATATCGTAATTTTGATGGTTGCATTGTGTGAATTTTATAGTAGTTACTTATATTCACAGGAGACCGATGTTTTGCCCCAAACCATCATTTCCCAACCCCAATCTACAGCTTCACAGGATACCATTATACAAAAAATCGAGTTAAAGGAAGCTGATATGGAAAATATCAAAGGCATCAGAAAACAATTTGAATTACAAAATAGCACCTATTCTATTCCATTTCAACCAAACGATAAACTTCTGAGATTTTTAAAGAAAGACGAATTGGAAATTTCTAATGAAGCTTTATACTGGCTTAATAAAATATATGAAGCCCCCAGCAACATTTCATGGCAAGATATTACCCCTAGTCCTTTGTTTTTACCTTTAGTGTTTAAAGGAAATCACCTTCAAGATACTATATTATATGATTTTTTTTGGAAGAATGTAAAAACAGCTTATAGTGATTTGTTCCGACCCGACACTTCTCTTTTCCAAAATGAATTAAAAAAAAGAAAGTTTGAAAAGGAAGTACTTTTATATATGGAAAGAAATCATCCGGAGTATTTCAAGTATATTGCAAGCAATCTTCCTACCGAGAATGAAATTCCTAAACCTGACGAAATAAAAACAAACCCTTTTACCGAACTATTTACTGTAGAAAGCGAGATGGATGCATCCACAGTAGGAACACCTAAAAAGTACCGTCCTAAAATCCGGTATTGGCGTCCTTACCATGAAAGCTCTATTCAGTTTTCACAAAGCCATATTTCCGAAAACTGGCATAAAGGAGGTACGGGTAATTTAAACCTATTCATGCGTACTTATATGAGATATAACTACAATAAAGATAAGATCCAATTTAATAATGAATTAGAATGGAAAGCCAGTTTCTATACAGCACCGAAAGATACCGTACACGACTATCGGGTAGGTGAAGATGTTTTCCGGCTCTATAGCAACTTCGGATATAAAGCTTTCAATAAATGGTATTATACAGTGGATGCGAATTTTAGGACGCAGTTATTTACTACTTATGCAGAAAACAGTAAACAAAAGTTAGCAGCCTTTCTTGCTCCTTACACACTTACAATAGGCGTGGGTATGAAATATGAACTCAGAAAAAATTTTAAACAGCCCGGACGAAATCTTTCGGTAACAGTCAACATGGCCCCTCTGTCTTACACCTATATGTATAGTATAAACGATAAAATAGATTTAGGCCGCCACGGATTTATAAACGGAAAACATTATTTAAGTAAAGTAGGTTCTACCGTCCGGGCAGATGCAACTTATAACTTTAACCGGGTTATTTCCTGGCAATCTAATTTTTATTATAATACCAGTTACGACAGGATCGAGGGTGAACTCCAAAACACTTTGAATTTTGCCATTAACCGATACTTCTCTACACGCTTCTACCTGGATCTTCGCTTTGATGACGGAGTGAAGAAAAAGAAGGATTCGGATAGCTATTTACAAGTATATGAAATACTAAGTTTCGGATTTAATTATAAATGGTAA
- a CDS encoding RnfABCDGE type electron transport complex subunit D: MENNLIVSPSPHIHGGDTISKNMYGVLIALIPAFLVSLYYFGLGAVIVTATSVLSCVLFEYVIKKFLMKQEPTLCDGSAILTGVLLAFNLPSNLPVWIIIIGALAAIGIGKMSFGGLGNNIFNPALVGRVFLLISFPAQMTTWPVPGEFPMTYTDAQTGATVLSALKEGASDIPAYIDMLIGHMGGSLGEVGAIALILGFLYMLARKIITWHIPVSILVTVAIFGGIMHAVDPVRYASPLVQLLSGGLLLGAIFMATDYVTSPMSKKGMLVYGVGIGLLTIIIRLFGSYPEGMSFAILIMNAFTPLINSYMKPKHFGGGK, translated from the coding sequence ATGGAAAATAATTTAATTGTATCCCCTTCCCCCCATATTCACGGGGGTGATACCATAAGTAAAAACATGTATGGAGTACTGATCGCCTTGATTCCGGCATTTCTGGTATCTCTATATTATTTCGGGCTAGGCGCAGTGATTGTTACCGCTACCTCGGTGTTATCCTGTGTACTATTCGAATATGTAATAAAAAAGTTCCTGATGAAACAAGAGCCGACACTTTGTGACGGTTCTGCCATCCTTACAGGAGTACTGTTAGCATTCAACTTACCGTCTAATCTTCCTGTCTGGATTATTATCATCGGAGCACTTGCCGCTATTGGGATAGGGAAAATGTCGTTTGGCGGATTAGGTAATAACATTTTCAACCCCGCATTGGTAGGACGTGTGTTCCTGCTTATTTCTTTTCCGGCACAAATGACAACGTGGCCTGTACCGGGTGAATTTCCCATGACTTATACCGACGCGCAAACCGGAGCTACCGTATTAAGTGCATTGAAAGAAGGGGCATCCGACATTCCTGCTTACATAGATATGCTGATAGGACACATGGGCGGAAGCCTAGGTGAAGTAGGTGCTATCGCACTGATTTTAGGTTTCCTTTATATGTTGGCTCGGAAAATCATTACCTGGCATATACCGGTATCTATTTTAGTCACCGTAGCTATCTTTGGTGGAATTATGCATGCTGTAGATCCGGTACGATACGCTAGCCCGCTGGTACAATTACTTTCGGGAGGTTTATTGCTGGGGGCTATTTTTATGGCTACCGATTATGTAACTTCGCCGATGAGTAAAAAAGGAATGCTGGTATATGGAGTAGGAATCGGATTACTGACTATTATTATCCGCCTGTTTGGTTCCTATCCGGAAGGCATGTCATTCGCTATTTTAATTATGAATGCCTTTACACCGCTAATTAATAGCTATATGAAACCTAAACATTTTGGAGGAGGGAAATAA
- a CDS encoding CTP synthase, whose protein sequence is MADTKYIFVTGGVISSLGKGIISASLGKLLQARGYKVTIQKFDPYINIDPGTLNPYEHGECYVTVDGHEADLDLGHYERFLNIPTTRANNITTGRIYKSVIEKERRGDYLGKTVQVVPHITDEIKRNIKLLGSKYKFDFVITEIGGTVGDIESLPFIESVRQLRWELGKNCLCVHLTYVPYIAAAKELKTKPTQHSVKQLQELGIQPDILVLRTEHELNSNILRKVALFCNVAEDSVVQSMDVPTIYEVPLVLQRQKMDETVLRKVGLEVGETPALRPWKEFLNKKYTATESVKIGLVGKYVELPDAYKSINESLLQAATYNHRKLDLQFIHSEKLTKENAEEILGPLDGILIAPGFGQRGIEGKFVALKYAREHDIPTLGICLGMQCMVIEYARDVLKLKEANSTEMDPTTPYKVIDIMEEQKNITNMGGSMRLGAYDCLLKKGSKAHNAYNADLVQERHRHRFEFNNEFKDRFEAAGMMCTGENPDTSLVEVVEVSSLKWYVGVQFHPEYNSTVVNPNPLFLSFVKAAIENKK, encoded by the coding sequence GTGGCAGATACAAAGTATATCTTCGTTACAGGCGGTGTTATTTCTTCATTAGGAAAGGGGATTATCTCCGCATCATTAGGTAAGTTACTTCAAGCCAGAGGGTATAAGGTAACAATACAGAAATTTGACCCTTACATTAACATTGACCCAGGAACTTTAAACCCTTATGAACACGGTGAATGTTATGTGACCGTAGACGGACATGAAGCAGATCTCGATTTAGGACACTATGAACGCTTCCTCAATATCCCAACTACTCGTGCAAATAACATCACAACCGGCCGTATTTATAAAAGTGTAATAGAAAAGGAACGCCGAGGCGATTATCTGGGCAAAACCGTACAAGTAGTCCCTCATATTACGGATGAGATAAAACGTAATATTAAGTTATTAGGTTCGAAATATAAATTTGATTTTGTTATTACTGAAATCGGCGGTACGGTAGGAGATATCGAGTCTCTTCCTTTTATTGAAAGTGTACGACAGTTAAGATGGGAGTTAGGTAAAAACTGTTTATGTGTGCATCTTACTTATGTTCCTTATATTGCCGCTGCCAAGGAATTAAAGACAAAGCCGACCCAGCATTCCGTAAAACAATTGCAGGAATTAGGGATTCAGCCGGATATTTTAGTATTACGTACCGAACATGAATTGAATTCTAATATTTTACGAAAGGTTGCCTTGTTTTGTAATGTGGCTGAAGATTCAGTAGTACAGTCAATGGATGTTCCTACAATCTATGAAGTGCCCTTAGTGTTGCAACGTCAGAAGATGGATGAAACGGTATTGAGAAAAGTAGGATTGGAAGTTGGCGAGACACCGGCGCTTAGACCTTGGAAGGAATTTTTAAATAAGAAATATACGGCTACCGAATCTGTAAAGATCGGACTAGTGGGTAAATATGTGGAATTGCCTGATGCCTATAAATCCATTAATGAATCTTTATTGCAGGCTGCTACTTATAATCATCGTAAATTGGATTTGCAATTTATTCATTCCGAAAAATTAACTAAAGAGAATGCAGAAGAAATATTAGGTCCTTTAGACGGGATTTTAATTGCTCCGGGATTCGGTCAACGTGGAATTGAAGGAAAGTTCGTTGCTCTTAAATATGCACGGGAACATGATATTCCTACACTAGGCATTTGTTTGGGAATGCAATGTATGGTAATTGAATATGCCCGGGACGTATTAAAATTAAAGGAAGCAAATTCCACGGAAATGGATCCTACTACCCCCTATAAAGTAATAGATATTATGGAAGAACAAAAAAACATTACGAATATGGGAGGCTCTATGCGTTTAGGTGCTTATGATTGTTTATTGAAAAAAGGTTCAAAAGCTCATAATGCTTATAATGCAGATTTGGTTCAGGAACGCCATCGTCACCGTTTTGAATTTAATAATGAATTTAAAGATCGTTTTGAAGCTGCCGGAATGATGTGTACGGGAGAAAATCCGGATACCAGTTTAGTGGAAGTAGTTGAAGTTTCTTCATTAAAATGGTATGTGGGGGTTCAGTTCCATCCGGAATATAATAGTACGGTAGTAAATCCCAATCCGTTATTCCTTAGTTTTGTAAAAGCTGCAATTGAAAATAAGAAATAA
- the yidC gene encoding membrane protein insertase YidC, whose amino-acid sequence MDKNTLIGFLLIGVVLFAFSWFNRPTPEQIEAQRRVQDSIAKVEYERQMEQKNVQPGENKQSATDLFIEGEPDSVRMVRLHNTYGAFANAMNGKEDFIVLQNDLVELKISNKGGRVASARLKDYETYDGKPLVLFTPEHSSFDITLVTANNRVVNTADMYFTPVKQDAESVVMRLNAGEGAYMEFEYSLKPDSYLVDFNIKSTGMNGILAPTTNALDIKWVQKIPQQEKGRKYENQLTGLYYKFLADDVENLNEVKDADAQLSNRLKWIAYKDKFFSTVLIAENYFAATTLESKVIPEGEFLKQFTTITAVPFDLKGQESVSFRYFFGPNKYALLKSFNKGVEADQQWQLEKLVPLGASIFRLVNQYVIIPIFDFLSKFLSSYGLIIFLLTLIVKLFLFPLTYKSYMSSAKMRVLRPQVEEINAKYPGSDKAMERQKATMELYSRAGASPLSGCLPMLLQMPILIAMYMFFPSAIELRHQSFLWAHDLSTYDAIISWNTYIPIITPYFGNHISLFCLLMTITNIIYTKFNMDQTNTGQQQMPGMKAMMYMMPLMFLVFFNQNASGLSYYYFVSTLITIIQTLIFRYTINEEKLLAKLEANKKKPMKKSGFMARLEEAQRKQQEQVRKQQQAKKKR is encoded by the coding sequence ATGGATAAAAACACATTAATTGGTTTTCTGCTTATAGGAGTTGTTTTATTTGCTTTTAGTTGGTTTAACAGGCCGACACCTGAACAGATTGAAGCTCAACGCCGGGTTCAAGATTCGATTGCAAAAGTTGAATACGAACGCCAAATGGAACAAAAAAATGTTCAGCCGGGAGAAAATAAACAGTCTGCTACAGATCTTTTTATAGAAGGTGAACCGGATTCGGTTCGTATGGTACGTTTGCACAATACGTATGGTGCATTTGCCAATGCCATGAATGGGAAAGAAGATTTTATTGTACTTCAAAATGATTTAGTAGAGTTGAAGATATCCAATAAGGGAGGACGGGTAGCTTCTGCTCGTTTGAAGGATTATGAGACGTATGATGGAAAGCCTCTGGTTCTTTTTACTCCGGAACATTCCTCTTTCGATATTACATTAGTAACAGCTAATAACCGGGTAGTAAATACTGCGGATATGTATTTTACGCCTGTAAAACAGGATGCCGAAAGCGTAGTAATGCGTTTAAATGCTGGCGAAGGTGCATATATGGAGTTTGAATATTCTTTAAAACCCGATAGTTACTTGGTTGATTTCAATATCAAGAGTACAGGTATGAATGGTATTTTAGCTCCTACTACCAATGCCTTGGATATTAAATGGGTACAAAAAATACCTCAACAAGAGAAAGGACGTAAATACGAAAATCAATTAACAGGGCTGTACTATAAGTTCTTGGCAGATGATGTAGAGAACTTGAATGAAGTAAAAGATGCGGATGCGCAACTTTCTAACCGTTTGAAATGGATTGCTTATAAAGATAAGTTTTTCTCTACTGTATTGATTGCTGAGAATTATTTTGCAGCTACTACTTTGGAATCGAAAGTTATTCCCGAAGGAGAGTTCCTGAAACAGTTTACTACGATAACGGCTGTTCCCTTTGATTTGAAGGGACAGGAGTCTGTCTCTTTCCGTTATTTCTTCGGACCGAATAAATATGCTTTATTGAAGAGTTTTAATAAAGGAGTAGAGGCTGACCAGCAATGGCAACTTGAAAAGTTAGTACCTCTGGGGGCAAGTATTTTCCGCTTAGTAAATCAATATGTCATTATCCCTATTTTTGACTTCTTAAGTAAGTTCTTGTCTAGTTATGGATTAATTATTTTCTTACTTACTTTGATTGTGAAGCTTTTCCTTTTCCCATTGACATACAAATCTTATATGTCATCGGCGAAAATGAGAGTGCTCCGTCCGCAGGTAGAAGAAATTAATGCCAAGTATCCGGGAAGTGATAAGGCAATGGAACGGCAGAAGGCGACCATGGAATTATATAGCAGGGCAGGAGCCAGTCCTTTAAGCGGATGTTTGCCCATGTTGTTACAGATGCCTATTTTGATAGCTATGTATATGTTTTTCCCTTCTGCTATCGAATTGCGCCATCAAAGTTTCTTATGGGCACATGACCTTTCTACGTATGACGCGATTATAAGTTGGAATACCTATATCCCTATTATAACTCCGTATTTTGGCAATCATATCAGTTTGTTCTGTTTGTTAATGACTATCACGAACATTATCTATACCAAGTTTAATATGGATCAGACAAACACCGGCCAGCAACAGATGCCGGGTATGAAAGCGATGATGTATATGATGCCTTTGATGTTCTTGGTATTTTTCAATCAAAATGCTTCGGGGTTAAGTTATTATTATTTTGTTTCTACGTTGATTACTATTATTCAAACGTTGATTTTCCGTTATACTATTAACGAAGAGAAATTATTGGCTAAACTGGAAGCTAATAAAAAGAAACCGATGAAGAAGTCTGGTTTTATGGCACGTTTGGAAGAGGCACAACGGAAACAACAAGAACAAGTACGGAAACAACAACAAGCAAAAAAGAAGAGATAA
- a CDS encoding Fe-S cluster domain-containing protein — protein sequence MILIAVISLGVIGAVSAIVLYAASKKFEVYEDPRIAQVQNVLPGANCGGCGYPGCGGFAGACVKASSLEGFMCPVGGAEVMGKVASILGMEATASEPMVAVVRCNGTCENRPRINKYDGVQSCAISSALYGGETGCTYGCLGYGDCVNVCAFDAIHINPQTGIAEVDDEKCTSCGACVKACPKNIIELRKKGPKGRRIFVSCVNKDKGVVAKKACSVACIGCSLCLKQCEFGAITIENNLSYIDYTKCRLCRKCVDVCPTHAIHELNFPPKKKKEESISTVTKKPETDITMTVPVTPTIENKQK from the coding sequence ATGATTTTAATTGCTGTAATTTCCCTTGGAGTTATCGGAGCGGTAAGTGCGATAGTATTATATGCCGCGTCTAAAAAATTTGAAGTTTACGAAGATCCGCGAATTGCTCAAGTACAAAATGTATTGCCTGGTGCAAACTGTGGAGGATGTGGCTATCCAGGATGCGGCGGGTTTGCCGGAGCCTGTGTGAAAGCCTCTTCCCTGGAAGGCTTCATGTGTCCTGTAGGAGGAGCCGAAGTCATGGGCAAAGTCGCCTCCATCTTAGGTATGGAAGCAACCGCTTCAGAACCTATGGTTGCCGTGGTTCGTTGCAACGGGACTTGTGAAAACCGTCCGCGTATAAATAAATATGACGGCGTACAAAGCTGTGCCATTTCTTCTGCATTATACGGAGGTGAAACCGGTTGTACGTACGGATGCTTAGGTTATGGCGATTGCGTAAACGTTTGTGCGTTCGATGCCATTCATATCAATCCCCAAACAGGTATTGCCGAAGTAGACGATGAAAAATGCACCTCTTGCGGTGCGTGTGTAAAAGCTTGTCCGAAAAACATTATCGAATTACGAAAAAAGGGGCCTAAGGGACGCAGAATATTCGTTAGCTGTGTAAATAAGGATAAGGGAGTAGTTGCTAAAAAGGCGTGTTCTGTAGCCTGTATCGGTTGTTCACTCTGCTTGAAGCAATGTGAATTCGGTGCTATTACCATTGAAAATAATCTTTCATATATTGACTATACAAAGTGTCGTTTATGTCGCAAGTGTGTAGATGTCTGCCCCACTCATGCAATCCATGAGTTAAACTTTCCTCCGAAGAAAAAGAAAGAAGAGAGTATTTCTACGGTTACGAAAAAACCGGAAACAGACATCACTATGACTGTCCCTGTAACTCCAACGATAGAAAATAAACAAAAATAA
- a CDS encoding 2-amino-4-hydroxy-6-hydroxymethyldihydropteridine diphosphokinase, with protein MNIGILGLGSNYRKEENMELARKMLEDSFHSIRFSKPVYTKPHHCKNPELFLNQVGWLETDLSKEEVTSILKHIETLLGRTPQDKLKEQIPIDIDLIQWNKEIIKEQDISRDYIIQGLHFLQQQSL; from the coding sequence ATGAATATAGGAATTTTAGGGTTAGGGTCTAACTACCGGAAAGAAGAGAATATGGAACTTGCCAGAAAAATGCTGGAAGATTCTTTTCATTCTATCCGGTTTTCAAAGCCTGTTTATACAAAACCTCACCACTGTAAGAACCCGGAACTTTTCCTCAATCAAGTAGGTTGGCTGGAAACCGATCTTTCAAAAGAAGAAGTTACATCGATTTTAAAACACATAGAAACTCTTTTAGGCCGTACTCCTCAAGATAAACTAAAAGAGCAAATTCCTATCGATATAGATTTAATCCAATGGAATAAAGAAATAATTAAAGAACAAGATATTTCCAGAGATTACATCATACAAGGTCTACATTTTCTCCAACAACAATCTCTATAA